ATGGAACAAATCAGCTCCAGGTGTCTTGTCACTTGTgatctctctctttttcttcatttgtaTTCTCTTTCGTTGTTTCACCTCATTTAATGTTTGTGTTATTCTACAATCTGTCTTAACGCCTGACTCTTGGAGAATCGTCTTGCTGATTCACGTACTTGGTTCTACAGACATAAGATAACTCTATAACATACAAGAGATTCTCGTGCACCTCCTTCCATATTGGTCACACTTGATCTGTATTTCTTGTGCTATAAATCCAAAAAGGTGTAATTCTTGAACTACGAGTTATGAATAGGCAATAAATGAAAGACGTATGCCTCCGTGTAATTATGATTAGGTTTTATACATTAGAAAATAAGTGTGATGGTCTACCACTATATCTGTTTCTTTTATTGGTTCCATAATCATGAACAATTGCTTTCAATCCTAGGTGCTAACTTGTGGTAACTTGATGTTTATTGCTTGTATATTCTGCATTCACACTGAGATAGCATCATAGCAATACTAGTATTGTGAGGTATATGGTAAAGTAGTGCTAAAACATGTCATTGAGCAGGTGGTGTGACGAAATATAGAGAAGGTGGGGGGCATTTCACACCCAGTAAGGAACATGAATCACTTTTCCAAGATAGAGGGGAATGTCCACTAAGTAGTTCGCTCTTCTATGGTGGTCAAGAGGACATGTACATCAAGTCATCCGATGCTCAGAAAACTGTACCATATGCTTCTGTGAgttctttttcttaaaatcatcttcataatttgaaaaatgCAATATGATGGTACTAACTCCTTTTGATGTACTTGTAAATAATTCAGTACAAGAAGGAAGGAGGAGAATATGATTCTAGCGGAAACAACCAACACAGTGCTTCTAGAGGAAATTGGTGGCAAGGTGCGCATGTTATAGTAATTATATTGCAATGGTTGAAAGTACTCACAAGTGGAAGCTTCACATTTTGCAAATTCTTACATTCAGGGTCACTTTATTACTAGAAACACGACCTCCGAGCCCCCAAGACGTGAATTCCTGTTTATTAACTAGAGGTAATTTATTTATGGATGTTGTGCAAgtgtatgtgtatgatgttgtTCATACAGTacatatattcttatttttactatttactgTAACACCGTGATGTTAGTTGATTGATCATAATTTCTTGATCAATTTGCAGGAGTTACACTCCAGTCTTGGAACCAGCTTGATTTAGATTTGTCGAAGAAAACTAGTATGCCAATGTGTTTGACAGTCTGAAGAAGTTTTTATTTCGGGTTCTCTTGATGGCTGTTGAACCTTTATATGACATGGaccttttcaatatttttgtttcaGTGCCTTGCAAAGCAGAGATCTTGGGAACTGTATTAACATCTCTGTACTCCTTTTTTACTCTTCATATGCAATTAAACTACGTAAATTTCTGAATAAGTTCTTGTCAAGACGAGAGACTTGCATGGAACTATTTAATTGGAAATCTACTGTGAAAGTTTTGAACTTGCATTGCACTTTCTGAATAAGATAAATGCTTGACAGAACATTATATACTTCTGATGGCTTCAAATTTGATTTATTACATacattaatggaagagaaaataCATCTTTTCCCCCGAACTTGTCCttcaaactcactttagcacttaaacttaacttctgtaTATTTACtctcttaacatctttaaagtgtatttgtttcacatctcaaaactgaataccactctcacaacggagagtgggTTACACACAcgccatgtcattgccacgtaagaaattaggattttttttttttttaaaattcccACCTCCCCCCCCGTTCTTTCTCCCCTgcctgcccccccccccccccctttctcCCCTTTCAGCCCCACCCTTCCAGCCACCCCCCCCCGTTCTTTCTCCCTTCCAGCCCCCCACTCCCACCCTCTTCTTTCTTATTCAAATACCAAAATACTTTcatcaagttaaaattaatttttttcaaattgtcttattaataaaaaaattcaaagtaaaaatcaaaagaaatctcaTTGATGATAagtaattcaaaaacaaaatcatcaatttaatttaatttttatctaaattttgagggagttggattgaaggttgagatggtgttcaatgaaaaaaattatttaatagtgttttcatgtttgttcttgggcggtgttaatggaggaaagtgaaaaaaattaaaggaaagtgttgttTTTGGGTGATGTTGTTAAtggagaaaagtgaaaaaaattaaaggaaagtgttgttcttgggtggtgttattattggaggaaagtgaaaaaaaattgaggttgttaatggaggtttgagtgttgttgttgatgatgatttgaagaagaaagaagaaaaaagtatctattttaattttaatttttttttaaattttttaattatattttaaatataagattactgaaattaatttttttaataaataaacgcgtctcttttttttaaaaaatgtcacaTCAATTTTAGAGGtcaaacaaatacactttaaagatgttaagagtataaataaacgaaagttaaatTTAAGTGATAAAGTGAGTTTGAAGGGAGGGTTCGTGGAAATAGGAAAGTTCCACAACCCAAAGCGGCAAAGAACAACTAGAATGTTCTACAAAAACGGACAAGCTGCAGCAGTTGAAGTACGGTAGTAAGCTTATACGGGTAATGCTGTTGGACACGACCcagaagaaaacaattaaaaataactttttcggCTTTGGGTTTCAACACAAAGAAATACTTATAAGTAATAAAGGGNNNNNNNNNNNNNNNNNNNNNNNNNNNNNNNNNNNNNNNNNNNNNNNNNNNNNNNNNNNNNNNNNNNNNNNNNNNNNNNNNNNNNNNNNNNNNNNNNNNNNNNNNNNNNNNNNNNNNNNNNNNNNNNNNNNNNNNNNNNNNNNNNNNNNNNNNNNNNNNNNNNNNNNNNNNNNNNNNNNNNNNNNNNNNNNNNNNNNNNNNNNNNNNNNNNNNNNNNNNNNNNNNNNNNNNNNNNNNNNNNNNNNNNNNNNNNNNNNNNNNNNNNNNNNNNNNNNNNNNNNNNNNNNNNNNNNNNNNNNNNNNNNNNNNNNNNNNNNNNNNNNNNNNNNNNNNNNNNNNNNNNNNNNNNNNNNNNNNNNNNNNNNNNNNNNNNNNNNNNNNNNNNNNNNNNNNNNNNNNNNNNNNNNNNNNNNNNNNNNNNNNNNNNNNNNNNNNNNNNNNNNNNNNNNNNNNNNNNNNNNNNNNNNNNNNNNNNNNNNNNNNNNNNNNNNNNNNNNNNNNNNNNNNNNNNNNNNNNNNNNNNNNNNNNNNNNNNNNNNNNNNNNNNNNNNNNNNNNNNNNNNNNNNNNNNNNNNNNNNNNNNNNNNNNNNNNNNNNNNNNNNNNNN
The Capsicum annuum cultivar UCD-10X-F1 chromosome 6, UCD10Xv1.1, whole genome shotgun sequence DNA segment above includes these coding regions:
- the LOC107875513 gene encoding uncharacterized protein LOC107875513 — protein: MESSTNKKQLASSDVSGSTKQSYCVSSNSTGIFSSIFPPPSKVMGRKASAAELIQSLEKQSSGCRAWNKSAPGGVTKYREGGGHFTPSKEHESLFQDRGECPLSSSLFYGGQEDMYIKSSDAQKTVPYASYKKEGGEYDSSGNNQHSASRGNWWQGSLYY